GCGGTCTCGGATACAGCGTTATTCCTCGAATGACCTTGAAGTAATCCTGAAGCGCTTTGTCCAGCTTCATATTCCTGCTGCCGTTGGGATAAGCAAATGAAACCGGATGGATGCCCGACCTGGCCATTGCCTTTATCTCAGGAATAATCTCATCTGCAATATATTTATCTATTCCATATTTGTTTACATAGCTCTCTGCATCAGCATGCGTTTTTGAATGGCATCCTATCTCATGGCCTTCCTTCTGAAGGGTTTTAAGCTCTTCAATCTCCCTTTTGTTAAGCATGCTGAACCCGGATACAAAGAATGTGCACTTAACTCCGTAATATTTAAGAGTATCCCTTATTTTATACCATTCGTCAATATAATTGTCATCGAACCCGATAACTATGGGGAGAGTATTTTCATAAGATTTTTTGGGACCTTTGTAATCAGCTATGCTGTTAGGCTGGCAGTAATTCTGAGCATATGTTAAAGCAATTAACAATATGATTGTATGTATTGTGCTGAATTGACGCATCGGTATTTTTATCCTGACTGGAAACTGCTTTCCGGGAATATGGATTTCTAATTTCTGATCAATTCGATAAACTTAAGGCCTTAATCTACAAAATACCTTTTATTTATGCCACAGCCCGATCCGGATAAAAATGGGCTGGCTTTTTGGGGGAGCTTCCGGGGGAAATACTTTTCTGCCCACACACACCGGCACATTAAAAAACTATGCGGCAATCTATACCCGATTTTCGTGCCTTAGCGGCAATGTCCTGGCTTACCGCCTCAAAATATTCATCATCCAAATACCTTTCTAAATTATTTTTCCTGTAAATAGCATTGGCATAATCGTAATTCATACGGTCGACATAAATATAATCAACTTTTCCCTCCAGCATTTCAATAAGATTTTCAGCGCCCGGCAATATGGGCGCAATCATTGAATAAGTCCTGACGCCCGCATCATGAAGTTCCTTCAGTGTATTGATCCTGTCCTTAATCGGAGTTGCCGTAGGCTCAAATATTTTTCTGATTTTATCGTCTGCCGTTGTTATTGACAGTCCCACGTGGCAGTCCTTCATCTTACTTATTATGTCAAGATCCCTGAGGACCAATTTTGAACGCGTCTGTATTACGACAGGCCAGTCGTTACCGGCCAGTATTTCTAAGCACTGCCTGGTTAATTTATATTTTGCTTCCAGCGGCTGATACGGGTCGCACACGCCGCTTATCCAAACCTGATCCTTCTTCTTTTTCTTAATTTCTTTTGCAAGCAGTTCCGGAGCGTTAATCTTGATGTCCACAAACTCGCCCCATGGTTCCGAATGCCCTGTGAATTTCTTCATATAACGCGCATAGCAGTACCTGCAGCCGAACTGACAGCCCACATATGGGTTTATGACATAGTTATAAATTTTTGATGGGGATAATATGGACTTTGAATTTATTTCACGAATAATCATATAACAGCCTCACGCATTAACCGCCTGTGAATTATTTTCTTCTTAAGCCAATTGAAAAATATACATCATGTAAAATTAATACAATACATTTCGGGCACAATTTCATCTTTTGGAAAAGAGCCCGCGAGGCCGGAATTTTGTCTGACATTTTTATATTTAATTATTATTTTTGTTGTACTGTTCTTTATTATTCCGCATCAACTGCCGGCAATTCCAGGCTCTGATTCTACGGGATTTTCTCTAAGACTGATGTTCCCAAATTAGAAAATAGACGGAGTTTATATGAATTCGGTCGTACTTATTATTATAGCTGCTCTTATACTTATAATTGCTTACAGGTATTACGGTGCCTTTATAGCGGCCAAGGTCCTTGTAGTCGACCCAAAGAGAAAGGTCCCTTCTGTAGCTCATAACGACGGAAGGGATTACGTCCCTACCAACCGCCTCGTTTTATTAGGCCATCATTTTGCCGCAATTGCAGGCGCCGGACCTCTAATAGGACCTGTACTTGCAGCACAGTTCGGATATCTTCCCGGCACGCTCTGGATACTGATTGGAGCTGTATTTGCCGGAGCCGTCCATGACATGGTAATCCTGTTCGCTTCCGTAAGGCACGACGGGCAGTCGATTGCCGAAATTGCGAAGTCACTTCTTAACGGAAGGATAGGACTCCTGACATCCTTTGCCGTAATTTTTATTCTCATAATCTCAATGGCAGGCCTTGGAATTCCTGTAGTAAACGCGCTGAAGAATTCTCCATGGGGCACTTTTACCGTGGGGTTCACAATTCCCGTTGCCATTTTAATTGGCATTTACCTGAAGTATTTAAGGCCGGGGAAAATCGGAGAGGCAACAGTTATCGGCATGTCTTTAGTCATGTTCGGCGTCATTGCAGGACCGTTTGTTCAGCAGATGGCGTGGGCAAAGATTATTACTTTTAACGATAAGGAGCTTTCGGTCATTCTGGCTATTTACGGGTTCACGGCAGCAGCGCTTCCCGTCTGGCTACTTCTATTGCCGAGGGATTATTTAAGTACGTACATGAAGCTGGGTGTAATTTTTATACTTACTATTGGTTTAATCATAGTACATCCCGACCTTAAGATGCCGGCTGTAACACAGTTTGTAGGAGGCGGCGGGCCGGTTATTCCGGGCAAGGTATTCCCGTTTTTATTCATTACTATTGCATGCGGCGCATTATCCGGTTTCCACTCCCTTGTGAGCTCGGGCACCACGCCGAAACTTATAAGCAGTGAAAAGGACATTTTGCCCATAGGGTTCGGTGCCATGCTCCTTGAAGCCTTCGTTGGCCTCATGGCTTTAATAGCCGCAACAGTTCTTCCGACATCAGATTACTTTGCAATAAATTCGCTTCCCGCAGTTTTCGACAAGCTGCACATGAATCCCGCAGAGCTTCCGATGCTTTCTTCGCTGGTTGGTGAAAATCTTGCCGGAAGGCCGGGCGGATCGGTTTCGCTTGCAGTTGGTATGACTTATGTTTTCTATAAGATTCCGGGACTGAGTTTTCTGATGAAATACTGGTATCACTTCTGCATCATGTTTGAGGCTCTTTTCATACTCACAACAATTGATGCCGGAACGAGAATTGGAAGGTATTTACTGCAGGATCTCTTCGGGCATGCATGGGCACCACTGGCGCACAGAAACAGGTGGGGCAATATTCTTTTCTTCTCGGCTGCAATTTCAGCCTCATGGGGCTACCTGCTTTACACAGGCAACGTATCTACAATCTGGCCCTTATTTGGGACTGCAAACCAGATGCTGGCAATTATAGCTTTTGCCGTAGGAACTACATTCTTAATCAGGACCGGGAAAGAGAAGTACATATGGATTACGCTGATCCCCATGGTACTGGTAACTGTAGTTACGCTTTCGGCAGCATTCATAAATATATTTTCAAACTATCTGCCCAAAGAGTTATATCTGCTTGCCAGCCTCTCGGCAGCTCTGATACTGATGGTTGTATGGCTTCTTATTGAGAGCATAATCCAGTGGCGCAGGATGCTCCTTAAAAAGCCCGGGACTCTCAGGGAAGAGATTGAGCAGATGGCGGAAGAGGCAAAGTAAGCTCTGATTGCTGAATCAGTTTAATGAATCCCGGTATTGTCTGCCGGGATTTCTATTTTTAATAGTCTGGTTCATTTATTTTCCTTCTCATGCTTCAGCAGCCACTGCTTTCTCCATATGCCTCCGCCATAGCCGGTCAGGTTTCCGTTTTCCCCAATTACGCGGTGGCAAGGAATTATGATGGCAATCCGGTTCTCACCGTTTGCACGCCCTGCTGCCCTTACAGCCT
This DNA window, taken from Ignavibacteria bacterium, encodes the following:
- a CDS encoding polysaccharide deacetylase family protein encodes the protein MRQFSTIHTIILLIALTYAQNYCQPNSIADYKGPKKSYENTLPIVIGFDDNYIDEWYKIRDTLKYYGVKCTFFVSGFSMLNKREIEELKTLQKEGHEIGCHSKTHADAESYVNKYGIDKYIADEIIPEIKAMARSGIHPVSFAYPNGSRNMKLDKALQDYFKVIRGITLYPRPQFNQSNIVNGLGIDDNFFPIDYIFKELERDYNKGQFVILFGHTPTVRPFAAPRFYTSIDRLVKIIRKAKTLGFRFCKISELAAPSGGTSLASKTN
- a CDS encoding radical SAM protein, translated to MIIREINSKSILSPSKIYNYVINPYVGCQFGCRYCYARYMKKFTGHSEPWGEFVDIKINAPELLAKEIKKKKKDQVWISGVCDPYQPLEAKYKLTRQCLEILAGNDWPVVIQTRSKLVLRDLDIISKMKDCHVGLSITTADDKIRKIFEPTATPIKDRINTLKELHDAGVRTYSMIAPILPGAENLIEMLEGKVDYIYVDRMNYDYANAIYRKNNLERYLDDEYFEAVSQDIAAKARKSGIDCRIVF
- a CDS encoding carbon starvation protein A, with amino-acid sequence MNSVVLIIIAALILIIAYRYYGAFIAAKVLVVDPKRKVPSVAHNDGRDYVPTNRLVLLGHHFAAIAGAGPLIGPVLAAQFGYLPGTLWILIGAVFAGAVHDMVILFASVRHDGQSIAEIAKSLLNGRIGLLTSFAVIFILIISMAGLGIPVVNALKNSPWGTFTVGFTIPVAILIGIYLKYLRPGKIGEATVIGMSLVMFGVIAGPFVQQMAWAKIITFNDKELSVILAIYGFTAAALPVWLLLLPRDYLSTYMKLGVIFILTIGLIIVHPDLKMPAVTQFVGGGGPVIPGKVFPFLFITIACGALSGFHSLVSSGTTPKLISSEKDILPIGFGAMLLEAFVGLMALIAATVLPTSDYFAINSLPAVFDKLHMNPAELPMLSSLVGENLAGRPGGSVSLAVGMTYVFYKIPGLSFLMKYWYHFCIMFEALFILTTIDAGTRIGRYLLQDLFGHAWAPLAHRNRWGNILFFSAAISASWGYLLYTGNVSTIWPLFGTANQMLAIIAFAVGTTFLIRTGKEKYIWITLIPMVLVTVVTLSAAFINIFSNYLPKELYLLASLSAALILMVVWLLIESIIQWRRMLLKKPGTLREEIEQMAEEAK